One genomic region from Myxocyprinus asiaticus isolate MX2 ecotype Aquarium Trade chromosome 27, UBuf_Myxa_2, whole genome shotgun sequence encodes:
- the cysltr1 gene encoding LOW QUALITY PROTEIN: cysteinyl leukotriene receptor 1 (The sequence of the model RefSeq protein was modified relative to this genomic sequence to represent the inferred CDS: inserted 3 bases in 2 codons; substituted 3 bases at 3 genomic stop codons): protein MFMSNCKCEFSNPESTIIDVXXFLCSYSALYVFLRTYCQTSAFHIYILNLAASDLLCVSTLPRVLYYVNKWQWNLGDFLCRLSFYALYVNLYCSVFFMMAMSFTRFLAIVFPVQNLRLATEKKAWIVCLCIWVFICSTSSRFLLTGEQKDPRTNKIKYFEPPERDGSINKLIMLNYFSLVVGFIIPFLVISLCYASIKQTALQGYNKASRMIVVVMLAFLVSFMPYHIQRTLHLHFKSRNDTTCEEVNYMQKSVVITLCLATANXPMLYFFSGENFRHRLSSVRRISVNVXRYHHSRHTLXSSPPVEESELQGCNGSSKHGK, encoded by the exons ATGTTTATGAGCAACTGTAAATGTGAATTCAGCAATCCAGAAAGCACAATTATTGATGTGTAATGATTTTTATGTAGTTACAGTGCACTGTACGTGTTCCTTCGTACCTACTGCCAGACCTCAGCCTTCCACATCTACATACTCAACTTGGCCGCGTCAGACCTGCTGTGTGTCAGTACATTACCCCGGGTGCTCTACTACGTCAACAAATGGCAGTGGAACCTAGGTGACTTTCTCTGCCGGCTGAGTTTTTATGCACTGTACGTGAACCTCTACTGCAGTGTTTTCTTTATGATGGCCATGAGTTTTACTCGCTTCCTGGCCATTGTGTTCCCGGTGCAGAACCTGAGGCTAGCCACTGAGAAAAAGGCATGGATAGTTTGCCTGTGCATTTGGGTCTTCATTTGCTCCACCAGTTCACGCTTTCTCCTCACTGGTGAGCAAAAAGATCCAAGGACTAACAAAATCAAGTATTTTGAACCACCAGAAAGGGATGGCAGCATAAACAAGCTAATCATGTTGAATTACTTTTCCCTGGTTGTGGGTTTCATTATTCCCTTCTTGGTAATCTCGCTGTGCTACGCCAGTATCAAACAAACAGCGTTACAAGGCTACAACAAGGCTAGTCGAATGATTGTTGTGGTGATGTTGGCTTTCTTGGTCAGTTTTATGCCCTATCATATTCAACGCACGCTGCATCTGCACTTCAAAAGCCGCAACGATACCACTTGTGAGGAGGTTAACTATATGCAGAAATCTGTGGTGATCACCCTCTGCCTGGCTACTGCCAA ACCGATGCTGTATTTTTTCTCCGGAGAGAATTTTAGACACCGCCTGTCCTCCGTCCGCAGGATCTCTGTAAACG GGCGGTACCATCACAGCCGCCACACTCTCTGAAGCTCCCCGCCTGTGGAGGAGAGTGAACTGCAGGGCTGTAATGGCTCAAGCAAACATGGCAAATGA